The nucleotide window CCCCAGAAGTGGATTTTGCTGAGCTTGTCCGAGAACATGCGGGTTTTGCACAGGCGCTGCAGGGAGTAGTACACGCCGGTGAAGATGCCGTTGCCAACGAAGGCAAAAATCACGGCGTTGGTATGCAGCGGCCGGATGCGGCCGAAGGTAGTAGCGGCCGTGCCCATGTTCAGCTCGGGCCGGGCCAGCTGAAACGCCGCCAGCACCCCCACCAGCATCCCGATAATGCCCCAGATGACGGTGGCAATACCGAAGTCGCGCACGATGCGGTTGTCGTAAAAGAACGTGTCAATTGCCCGGCTGGCTGGGCTGGCAACCAGCGGCGGCTTGGGCGCGGCTACCGGCGGTAGGGGTTCGACTTGCATGGCCTTCAGAAGTGGATGATTTACTTCTCCAAAGGTCTTTCCGGGCCGATTTCGAAAAGATGACGAATGTCAGTTCTGTACCTGATTGATATCAGGCGGGGTGCAAAGGCCCGCCGCATTTAGCTGAGTGCTGCCTGAAAAAGCCCACGGCACCCGGTCGGGCAGGGCCCAAAAGTCAGCGTGAATCCGAGCGGGCAACCCTACTCCTCCGGCTCATCCTCAAAGAGCATGCGTACCGAAGGCGTGTAGTCGTCCTCGTACTGGCCCGAGCGCACCGCCCACAGAAAGCCGCCCAGAAACGTAAGCGCCACCAGCAGGCTGATGCCGATCAGCAGAAAGATAATAGTCATAGCAAAAGGGAATTAGAGGCCCCGCCGGTGAGCGGCGTACCGAACCAGCAGGGTAGCAAACACCATCACACTCAGGGAGCTGATGGGCATCAGAATAGCCGATACGATGGGTGTGAACCGGCCCTGCACGGCCAGCCCCAGCCCGATACCGTTGTAGCAGAACGACAACACGAAAGTGGCCAGAACCACCTGCAGGCAGTCCTGCGAAAACCGTAGAAACGTGCTGAGCTGCTTTAGGCTGCCCGCGTCCAGAATAGCGTCGCAGGCAGGGGAGAAGTTGGTGAGCGTCTCGCTCAGGGCCAGGCCGGCATCGGCGCGCTGTAGGGCTCCGGCATCGTTCAGCCCGTCGCCGACCATAACCACGCGGCGGCCGCGCTGCTGCTGCGTTTGCACGTAGTGCAGCTTATCCAGCGGCGACTGGTTGAAGCGCAGCTCGGCCGCAGAACCAAAAAGCTGGCGCAGATGGGGCTCGTCGGCGTCGTTGTCGCCGGTAAGCAAGGCCAGTTGGTAGGTTTTGCCCAGCTCCTGCAGCAGGCCAGGCAGGTCGGCGCGGTATTCGTTGCTTACTTCGTACCAGCCCAAGGGCTGCCCATCCAAAGCCACATATACGCGGGCTTGCTGCCCGCCGTGCGGGGCCGCCGGCAGGCCCACGAAAGCCGCGGAGCCCAGGCGTACTTCCCGGCCAGCCACGCGCCCGCACAAGCCTTGCCCGGGCGTTTCCCGGCAGGCGTCCACCGGCAGGGTGGAAGCCCCCAGCTTTTCAGCCAGCCGCTGGCTTAGCGGGTGCGTCGACTGCCGGGCCAGTGCGGCCACAAGCTGCTCATCGGCTTCACTTAGCGGCGGTCCGCAAAAGCTCACCACCGCCCGCTTGGTGTCGGTAAGCGTGCCGGTTTTGTCGAACACGAGCGTATCGGCGCGGCCCAGCGTTTCGATGACGGCGGAATTTTTCAGGTAGAGCCGGCGCCGGCCCAGCCACCGCAGAGCGGCTCCCAGCGCAAAGGGCGTGGCCAGCGACAGGGCGCAGGGGCAGGCAATGACGAGCACCGAGGTGCAGGCCCGCAGGGCCATTTGTGGGTCCTGCGGGTACCAGTACAGCGCCGCGCCCAGGGCCAGAGCCAGGGTCACGCCCACGAAGTAGCGGCCCACTTTGTTGGCGTAGGTTTCCAGCGTGGGCTTGGTTTCCTTCTGGAATGCGGGGTTGTTCCAAAGCTGGGTAAGGTAGCCCTGCGACACTTCGCGCACCACTTCCAGCTCCAGGGCTTCGCCCACCTGCCGGCCGCCGGCGTACACCACCTCCCCGGGTTCCTTGGGTACCGGCACACTTTCGCCCGATACAAAGCTGTAGTCAATCTGCCCCGCACCGCGCAGCAGCACCGCGTCGGCCGGAATAATTTCCTGGTGCCGCACCCGGATGCGCTGCCCGGTCCTGAGCTCCCGCACGGGCACCGACTGCTCCCCGTCCTTGGTCAGCAAGGTCACGGCCACCGGGAAGTAAGAGGTGAAGTCCCGGTCGAAGCGCAGCGCGTCGTAGGTGCGCTGCTGCACCCACTTGCCGATGAGCATGAAAAAAACCAGCCCCGTAAACGAGTCGAAGTAGCCGGGGCCGCGCCCGGTGGCAATGTCAAAGACGCTGGTGGCAAAAAGCGCCGTCAGCCCCAGGCTGATGGGAAAGTCGAGGTTGATGTGGTGCTGGCGCAGGCCCTGCCAGGCCGAGCGGTAAAAGTCGCGGGCACTGATCAGCAGCACGGGCAAAGCCAGCAACAGGCTCAACCCGCCAAAAAAGCGCCCAAACAGCGTCTGCAGCTGCTCGGTGAAGGAGAAGTAATCGGGAAAGGCCATGAGCATCACATTGCCGAAGGCAAAGGCGGCCAAACCCAGCTGGTAGGTAAGGCGGCGGCTGCCGTGGTGGGGCTGGGCGCCCAGCTCGGCCAGGGTTATCTGGGGCTCATAGCCTACCGAGGCCAGCAGCTGCACCACTTCCCGCAGGCTGGTCGTCTGGGGCTGGTAGGTAACCGTCAGCTCTTTGCGCAGGAAGTTGACCCGCGAGGCCGAGATACCGGGGTTGAGCCTGAACAGGTTTTCGAGCAGCCAGATGCAGGAGGCGCAGTGCATCTGCGGAATAGCGAAGGTGAGCCGGCTGAGTGTGGGCGAGCGAAACGCCAGCAGCTGGCTTTGCACCGATTCCAGGTCGAGGTAGTCGAAGCGGCCGGGTAGCTCCAGCTTCCTTTACTTTCTGGCCGGGCTTCTCGTCGAGGCGGTAGTAGGTGCTGCATAGGTTGCTGGCGTCAAGCAGCTCATACACGGCCTTGCAGCCCTGGCAGCAGAAGTGCAGCGTGGGCCGGGCTGCCAGCCGGACAGGTTCCGCGGGGCAGTCGTCGCCGCAGTGGGAGCAGGCCAGGTAAGTGAGGGGCGGGGCAGTGGCAGTAGGCACAGGCAGGCAGACTAGTGGAAACCCAAAGCTCCGGCACGCTGCCCGCCAAAAAGCTGACGAACGTCAGTCCCCAGGCTGATTCATCTCAGCCCCCAAGCTGGGACCGAACCCGCATCTTTGTGCTGTTGTTCCAGGACGGTCGGGCGGAAGCTGCTTTCGGTCCGGCCGTTTTTGCCTGTTTTTATGTCCCGCTCCCTTGCCACTGGTTCGTTGCTGCTGGTACTGGCCCTGTTCGTGTGGGCCGGTATGGTTGGCGGTATTTCCTTTCTCGAAGCCCCGCTTAAGTTTACCGCTCCCCATATTACCGTGCCGCTGGGCCTGGGCATTGGCCGCATCGTGTTTGCCGCCCTGAATAAAGCGGAGCTGCTGCTGGCCGCTGTGGCCGTAGGCAGCGCAGTTTACGTGCGTGTGCCGGCTCACCTGGCGGGCGCGCTGGGTTTGCTCAGCAGTATTCTGCTGCTCCAGACCTTCTGGCTGCTGCCGGCCCTCGACGTGCGGGCCCTGGCGCTGCTGGCCGGCCGCCCGGCCCCGCCCAGCTCCCTGCACATGGTTTATATTGGGCTGGAAGTCGTGAAGCTGCTTACCCTGCTGCTCACTGGTAGCTGGGCGTTTCGGTGGACGTTACAGGCCGCCCGCGAACAGAGCCTCAACCGGCGCGCCGGGCAGCTGGCCGCCTGAATAATACCTGTTTGTTTCTGCCATGACTGATTCCCGCCCCGATATTCAAACCGAAGCCGACGTGCAGCGCCTGGTCGATGCGTTCTACCTGAAAGTCAACCAGGACGATTTGCTTAGCCCCGTATTCAACGGCTTTGCCCACGTCGACTGGGCCCGGCACCTGCCCATTATGTACGATTTCTGGAGCAGCCTGCTGCTGGGCACCTCGCGCTATAGCGGGCGGCCCTTCCCCAAGCACATGCCACTGCCCGTGAATGCCACGCACTTTAGCCGCTGGCTGCAGCTTTTCGAGGCGACGGTAGATGAGCTCTTCGCCGGCCCCGTAGCCGACACCGCCAAAGTACGGGCCCTGAACATTGCCACGATGTTTGAGTATCGCCTGCGCAAGCGCGACCCGCTGTCCTTGCTGTAGAAAATAAGTACTGCCAAAAAGGGGCTGTCAACATACAGGTTGGCAGCCCCTTTTTGGTGGTAGTAGCCTCTACCGGAAAATCAGAATACGGGCTTCTTCCAGGCAGGAAAGGGAGTGAGGCGCCCCGGCGGAAATAATGACGTAGTCGCCGGCCGTAACTTCGGTTGGCTGGTCTTCCTGCGTAATGATAAGGCGGCCGGCCAGCACCGTCACGAATACGTCGACGGGCGCGTGGTGAGTGGACATAACCTCGCCGGCGCGGAAGGACTTGTAAATAACTTTCTGGCCGCTTTTATCGAGCAACACCAGGGCTTTCTGCTCGCCGACGGGCATATGGCCGCCGCTTAGCAGGCTACCGCTTTTCAGAGGTGGGTACATGAGGAATGGGGATGAGGTGGACGGGTCTGGCCCGGTTTGCTGGCTTAAAGCACGAGCATTTGCCCCGGCTTACCCATGACGAAAATCACGAACTCCGCTGAGTAGTGGCAGGCTTTCCAGGCAGCAGCCAGGACTTGCCTGGGCCTAACACAGGAAAAGCCGTCGGGGCTCGACGGCTTTGCTGAAAGCTTTTCAAATAAGTGGCTTACCAATGTGCCCGGCGCAGCTTGTCGGGCTGCAGTACCCGGATGTTTTTGGGTGTCAGCTCGATCAGGCCGTCGTTTTTGAACTCGCTCAGGGTACGAATCAGCGACTCAGGGGCCGTGCCGACCAAGGCCGCCATGTCGTCGCGGGAGAGGTAGATGGCCGCGTCGGGGGCCGTGGCGGCCTGCTCGTGCATGCGCAGCAGCGTGTCGGCCACGCGGCGCCGGATGGAGTTGTATGCCATGCCCAGCAGCTGCTCTTCCCGCTCGGTTACCCGGCCCGCCAGCAGCCGGATAAACTGCTGACCCACCGCCGGGTTGCGCAGCAGCTGGGAGAAGTCGTCGCGCGGAATGTAAACCAGCTCCGAGTCGTCCAGGGCCACGGCCGAGTCGTTGTGGGGTGTTTGCTCAAGCAATGGCAGGTAGCCGAAAAACTCGCCGGGCCCGTAGACGCCCGTTATCAGCTCCTTGCCGCCGGCCGTGGCTTTAAGCGTTTTCACCCGGCCCGCCTTTACGAAATACACCCGCGTGGGCTCATCACCTTCCAGGTAGATATCCTGCTTTTTGCGGATGCTGTGCACTTTACGGTCGGCTGAGAGGCTTTGGAGGTTGCCCACGGCGCGTGCGTCATCCAAGAACTCACTTAGCCCGTTCGGTGCCTGCAGGTCGTACTCAGCTTTGAGGTGGCGGAAGCGGTTGAGCCGCCCGGTAATGGCGCTCAGCAGCTCGGCTTCGTCGAAGGGTTTGGTCAGGTAATCATCGGCACCCAGCTCCATACCGCGGCGCAGGTCCGTGCGCTCGGTTTTGGCGGTCAGGAAGATGAAGGGCACGCCCGAGAGCTGCGGGTTCTGGGTGAAGATGTGCAGCACGCCGTAGCCGTCGAGCACCGGCATCATGATGTCGCACACCACCAGGTCGGGCCTGGTGGCCAGCGCCTGCTCCACGCCTATTTTTCCGTTTTCGGCGGTCAGGACGTTGTAGCCGGCCAGCTCCAGCAGCTCGGCGGTGTTTTCGCGAATCAGCTCGTTGTCCTCAATCAGCAGGATGGTGGTCTTCATAAGGAATGGTAATGGTCACAGTGGTGCCCGCGTTCAGCTCGCTCTGCAGGGAAATGGTGCCGCGCATCAGCTCCAGGTACTTGGCAATGATGTAGAGGCCCAGGCCCGTGCCGGGCACGTTGGCCGCGCTGCGGGCCCGGAAAAACCGCTCGAATAAGTGCTCCTGGTCTTCTTTAGAAATGCCCACGCCCTGGTCCTGCACGCGCAACGTCAGCAGGCCGGGCTGGCAGTCGGCCTGCAGCGAAACGACGGAATTCTCCCCCGAGTACTTGATGGCGTTGGAAAGCAAGTTCACCAGAATTTTGCGCAGCAGCGACGCGTCGAGGCGTACCGAGCCGGGGCAGGCCAGGTGCTGCTCGATGCGCTGCCCGGTCTTGAGCATGCCCTGCACGCTGGTGGCCGTTTCCAGCAGCAGAGCCGCCAGGTCCAGATCGGTAGGGTGGGCTACGATACGGCCTTCCTCGATGCGGCCCACCGACAGGAATTCCTCCAGGATATCGTTCAGGTGGTTTACGGAGGCGCGGATGCGGTGCAGGTGCTTGAGGCGCTTGTCCTGCTGCTCGGAGGCGGGGTATTTCTCGATGAGGGTGGCTGAGGTGAGCACGGCCGTGAGCGGGGTGCGAAACTCGTGCGAGGCCATACTCACGAAGCGCGACTTCAGCTCCCCCAGCTCCTGCTCCGCGGCCAGGGCCTGGGTCAGCTCCTGGCTGCGCTGCTCCAGCTGCTCCAGGGTGCTGAGCAGGGCATGGGTGCGGTCGGCCACTTTCTGCTCCAGGTCGGCGTTGAGGCGCTCCACGTGCTGGCGCTGGGCAATCAGCTCCCGCTCGGCTTCCTTTTTAAAGGTGATATCAAGCACGTAGGCCACTACGTACAGCTCCTGGTCGAGGTAAAAGTAGCTCAGGCTGACTTCCACCGGAAACACGGAGCCGTCCTTGCGCTGGCCCAGCAGGTCGCGGTTGTGGCCCATGCCGCGCACGGCGGGCTGCTCGTTGAAGGACTCGCGTAGCTTTTGGTGGTTGCGACCGGCGGCGTTGGGCACCAGCACATCGATGCTGTAGCCCACCAGCTCCTGCACGTCGTACCCAAACAGCTTACCCGAAAGCTCATTGGCTGAGACAATGATGCCGGGCCGGTCGCACACGATGATGCCGATGGTAGCATTGGCAAACACGGCCTCGAAGCGCCGCACGCTGTGGGCCAGGTCCCGCTCAGCCTGCTGCAGACGGCTTTGTTTGGCGAGGCGAACCAGGAGAAATGGCTGCCCCTCGGCTTCAAAATACGTCAGCTCAATACGGCTCCAGAAGGAGTTGCCAGCATAGCCCCGAAGCTCCGCTTCCAGCTCGTGGCGGCCGTTGCGGCGGGTTTGCTCGCACAGGCCCTGCCACTGCTCCTCGGTCCAGGGCGTTACGCGCAGCGTGCGGAGCGGGGCGGCCAGCAGGGCCTCTTCCGATGGGTAGCCCAGCAGCTTCACACCCGCCGGATTCACCTGCGTAAACCAGCCCGTGCTCAAATCATACATCCCCACAAATTCCGGGGCGCGGGCATAAAGTAGTTCCAGCAGGGCAGTGGCGTGAGCAGTGGGCAACATAGGGGATGAAGCGGACACAGGTAGCAAAGCTAAATACCAATGCTGCCCCTAAGGTACGCAGGGGAGCCCACCTGAAAGCATTCCTGGAAGCTGATAAAAGTCAGCCGGCCAGCTGATGGCCATCATGCTTCAGGCCGGGGCAGGGCGGTAAGTTTGTCGCTCCACGCTTGTTTCAGGTCCCGATGACAACCCCCAGCTTCCCCATTTACCGGGCCAGCTGAGGCGGCAGTGCTACTGGTATTGCTGCCGGTGGCCACGGCCGCTACGCATTCGTCGCAGACGGCCACGAATACGTTTCTGAACACCGTGCAGCACAAGCTGGAGCCCGTCATCCGACTGCTACGCATTCAGGAAGCCAGCCACCCCGCCGTGGTGCGCAGCTTTCAGCCTGATGAGCTGCCGGCCATGGTACTGGTGCAGCATGGGGTCGAGCTTTGGCGCCAGCAGGGGCTGCCCGACGGGGAGGCCATTATCTCCTTGCTGTTAAGCAAAGTCCAGCCGCTTAGCACCCCCACTACCCTCATATCTTAGGGTATAGTCCCCTTAAAGAGGTCTGGGCCCGGATGAGGCGGAGCAAAAGAGCCTTGCGGCCTGGGTAGGAGGCAACAGGCCCCCGTGAAGCTATGCCGTTTCCAGTCGTATGACTGGGCAAAAAGCTGATGTAGCTGCTCCACGCTGACGACCAGCGGTTCAGTGTCTCTCAGCGCGACAGGGGGTATGGTTTCCGGGTGGCCGTAGCCGTTGGGGCTCTACCAATATCGAGCAGTTGTTTGCAGCCGGTTGCGCCGCCTGCTTCGGAAATACTGTCTTTCATGCTGCCCGGCCTTAACAATCGGCTACATCCTCCCACCATCCCCGGTTATGCGCCATAAACAGTGCCTGCTCGCCGCGGATATCCGCCGGTTCGGATACGTGCGCCCGCAGCCGGACAGATGGCTCTTTTTGCTCCCGGCTGTTACTGAAAATGCCCTGTCCTTCGCTTTGAGCAAGCAATTCTCTGGGTTCTGCCTGGCCGCTTGCCTCCCTGGTCTGGGGGCACTCAGCTGTTAGGCCGCCGAACTTCGTATATAGCAACGCAGTCCTTCACGGTGCACGCCTATCGAGAATCGTATGAATGTATTACAACGGCACCATGTCCGCGTGTCCGGGACCGGGCAGCAGGTCATGGTATTTGTACACGGCTTTGGCTGCGACCAGCAGATGTGGCGCCTGGTAGCCCCGGCCTTTGAGGCGGAGTACCGCGTGGTGCTGCTCGACTTGGTGGGCGCCGGCAACTCTGACTTAACAGCCTACACCCCCGCCCGCTACAGCACCCTGGCCGCGCACGCCGAAGACGTGCGCGAAGTACTACAGGCGCTGGATGCGCGCGAGGTGATATTCGTGGGACACTCCGTGAGTGCCATGATTGGGGTACTGGCGGCCGCGCAGGAGCCCACGCGGTTTTCCCGGCTCATTCTTGTGAGCCCCTCGCCGCACTACCTCAACAAGGCCGGCTACCCCGGCGGCTTCGAACCGGAAGATATTGAGGAGCTCTTGGAGGCTATGGACAGCAACTACCTCGGCTGGTCGGCCGCGTTTGCCCCTGTGGTAATGGATACGCCCGAACAGCCGGCGCTGACGGCCGAGCTTACCAACAGCTTTTGCCGCACCGACCCGGCCATTGCCCGGCATTTTGCCCGGGTAACGTTTCTGGGGGACAACCGCGACGACCTGCCTGGTGTGCGTACCCCAGCCCTGATTCTGCAGAGTGCCCGCGACCTGATTGCGCCGCTGGCCGTGGGGGCCTACGTACACCAGCAACTGGCCGGCAGCGAGTTAGTGGTGCTGAACACCTCGGGCCATTGCCCCCACGTCAGCGCGCCTGAAGCCACCGTGGCGGCCATGCGGGCCTACCTGCAGCAAACACGGCCGCTCTCCGTATGAGCGCGCCCAGTGACGAGCCGGAGCGGCCCGCTGGCCTGGACCTGCGCCTGACTCAGGAAAGCGCCGAGGACCTGTACGAGCAAGCGCCCTGCGGCTACTGTTCCTGTCTGCCCGATGGTACGCTGGTCAAGCTTAACCAGACCCTGCTTGCCTGGCTTGGCTACGCCCGCGAGGAAGTGGTGGCGCAGCGCACCTTGCAGCACTTATTGACCATTGGCGGGGCGCTCCACTTTGAGATGCACGGGATGCCGCTGCTGCTGCTGCAGGGGCATGTACGCGAGCTAAGCTACCAGCTGCGCCGCAAGGATGGCACCAGCCTGCCCGTGCTGCTGAACGCTGATTTGGTGCGCGACTGGGACGGCTCACCGCTGGTGATGCGAATTATGCTCGTTGACATCACCGACCGGCGGCAGTACGAGCTGGAGCTGCTGCGAACCAAGAACCTGGCTGAGCAACAGCGGGAGCAGCTGGCCCAGGCCAATGCGGCCCTGCAAACGAGCAATGAGCAGCTGCGGCGCGCCAACGTGGACCTGGACAGCTTTATCTACTCCGCCTCGCACGATCTAAGGCTGCCCATTACCAATATTGAAGGTCTGGTACAGCTGCTGCGGGAGCAGCTGGCAGAAGAACAGGGGCCGACCGGGGAGCTGCAGCCCGTGCTTGCCATGATGCAGGAGTCGGTGGAACGGTTCAAGCGCACCATTGAGCACCTGAGCGACGTGACCAAGCTGCAGAAAGAACACGCGCCGCCCACCACCGATGTGCCGCTGTGGCCGGTGGTAGAGGATGTATGCCAGGACCTGAAGCCGCTTATTGTCGCTACCGGGGCCACGCTAGAGGTGGATGTGGCTGCTTGCCCCACCGTGCCGTTTTCCACCAAGTACCTGCGCTCTGTGGTTTACAACCTGCTCAGCAACGCGCTCAAGTTCCGCCACCCCGACCGCGTGCCGCAGGTGCAGATTCGGTGCCGAAGCGAAGCGGCATATGTTGTGCTGGAGGTGCAGGACAATGGCCTGGGCATTGAGCAAGCTTACCATGCCGAACTGTTCATCATGTTCCGGCGCCTGCACAACCATGTAGAGGGCTCAGGCATCGGGCTGTTTATGGTCAAGCGCAGCGTGGAAAACCAGGGTGGCAAGGTAGAGGTGCGCAGTACGCCGGGGGTGGGCTCGACTTTCACGGTCTACTTCCGGCGCTGAGGGCCGGGTAGAGGGCCGTTCAGCAAAAGAGTTTCTTCCACCGAACTCCATCAGCGAAAGAAGGAAGGCCTTTTGCCCGCTGATGCGCTTGGTGCTTACGGGTGCCGCGCTACTGAGCTGCCTGGTACAAACTCTTCAGCAGGCTGCCCTGGGGCTTGTCGCCGGTCAGCTCCCAGAACATGATGCCGCCGAGCTGCTTTTCCCGCGCATACCGGGTTTTCAGCCGAAGGGACTGTGCATCGTCGAACGTGGCAAACTCCTGCCGTTGCGCACTGTAGGCGTACGGCGCCCGGGCTACCTCATCCCAGTAGAAAGCGAAGCCCCGGGCAGCCGATAGACTGTCGGCAAAGTCCTTGTAGTTGACGGCCTGCTTGAATGTGCCTGCCTGCTGCAGGCCCTGTTGACGGTTGGGCACGCCGCCAAACACCCGTGCGTAAAAGGCCGCGCCAATGACGACCTTACCCGGCGCCACCCCCACCGAGTCCAGAAAACGCACCCCATCGTCCACCGAAGGGACCTGCTGCGGGGTGGAATACAACGGTGTGTGGTGCCCTGTAGTGGTGCTGTAGCCGTTCACCAGGTCGTAGCTCATCAGGTGCACGCGGTCGACCAGCGGCATTACAGCCGGCCACTCCACGGCGTGCTGCAGGTACTCGCGGAAGCCCCCGGCAGCAAAGCTAATTTCGTAGCGGTTGCCCAACGTAGTGCGCAGCGCCTGCACCAGCAGCGTGAAATTGTGGCGGTCTTCGGGGGTGAAGCGGTGACCAGGAGGACCGGCAACGGCGGGGTATTCCCAGTCCAGGTCGATGCCGTCGGTGTGGGTGGCGGTCAGCACCTCCTTCACGGAGGCCGCAAAGGCACTGCGGCCCTGGTCGGTGGCAAATACCTCCGAGCAGGTTTCACAGCCGCCCCACCCACCCAACGACAGCAGCACTTTCAGCTGCGGGTGCTGGCGCTTGAGGGCCACCAGCGCGGCCACTGTGGCTTGATCCTGCGGCTTGTCAAAGGCGAAGCTTGAGCCCTTCAGGTGCAGAAAGCTGTAGATAATGTGCGTAAGCTTTTCCGCCGGATAGGGCCGAAAAGCGGTTGCGTCGCCCGCATAGTAGGCAATGATGGCAAAGCCTGGCTTCGGGGCCGTGCCTGCAGGGGGGGCGGACCGGCACCCAGCCACGAGCAGCACCACCAAGTACAGAATAGTTCGCATGAGCACGTTCATCAACAAGTAGTTACAAGTGCCCCGAATGTAAGGGGCTGGCAGCAGGAACCAAATGCCCCTGCTGGCAGCATAAACCAAGCAGGCGCCTGATATACTTGGAGCACTTCAGCCAGAAGAGCCGCATTGATGCCTGCGGCCACCAACTGACCGGTCA belongs to Hymenobacter sp. J193 and includes:
- the ccoS gene encoding cbb3-type cytochrome oxidase assembly protein CcoS, whose protein sequence is MTIIFLLIGISLLVALTFLGGFLWAVRSGQYEDDYTPSVRMLFEDEPEE
- a CDS encoding cation-translocating P-type ATPase — its product is MQSQLLAFRSPTLSRLTFAIPQMHCASCIWLLENLFRLNPGISASRVNFLRKELTVTYQPQTTSLREVVQLLASVGYEPQITLAELGAQPHHGSRRLTYQLGLAAFAFGNVMLMAFPDYFSFTEQLQTLFGRFFGGLSLLLALPVLLISARDFYRSAWQGLRQHHINLDFPISLGLTALFATSVFDIATGRGPGYFDSFTGLVFFMLIGKWVQQRTYDALRFDRDFTSYFPVAVTLLTKDGEQSVPVRELRTGQRIRVRHQEIIPADAVLLRGAGQIDYSFVSGESVPVPKEPGEVVYAGGRQVGEALELEVVREVSQGYLTQLWNNPAFQKETKPTLETYANKVGRYFVGVTLALALGAALYWYPQDPQMALRACTSVLVIACPCALSLATPFALGAALRWLGRRRLYLKNSAVIETLGRADTLVFDKTGTLTDTKRAVVSFCGPPLSEADEQLVAALARQSTHPLSQRLAEKLGASTLPVDACRETPGQGLCGRVAGREVRLGSAAFVGLPAAPHGGQQARVYVALDGQPLGWYEVSNEYRADLPGLLQELGKTYQLALLTGDNDADEPHLRQLFGSAAELRFNQSPLDKLHYVQTQQQRGRRVVMVGDGLNDAGALQRADAGLALSETLTNFSPACDAILDAGSLKQLSTFLRFSQDCLQVVLATFVLSFCYNGIGLGLAVQGRFTPIVSAILMPISSLSVMVFATLLVRYAAHRRGL
- a CDS encoding group III truncated hemoglobin, with the translated sequence MTDSRPDIQTEADVQRLVDAFYLKVNQDDLLSPVFNGFAHVDWARHLPIMYDFWSSLLLGTSRYSGRPFPKHMPLPVNATHFSRWLQLFEATVDELFAGPVADTAKVRALNIATMFEYRLRKRDPLSLL
- a CDS encoding cupin domain-containing protein, which codes for MYPPLKSGSLLSGGHMPVGEQKALVLLDKSGQKVIYKSFRAGEVMSTHHAPVDVFVTVLAGRLIITQEDQPTEVTAGDYVIISAGAPHSLSCLEEARILIFR
- a CDS encoding response regulator, encoding MKTTILLIEDNELIRENTAELLELAGYNVLTAENGKIGVEQALATRPDLVVCDIMMPVLDGYGVLHIFTQNPQLSGVPFIFLTAKTERTDLRRGMELGADDYLTKPFDEAELLSAITGRLNRFRHLKAEYDLQAPNGLSEFLDDARAVGNLQSLSADRKVHSIRKKQDIYLEGDEPTRVYFVKAGRVKTLKATAGGKELITGVYGPGEFFGYLPLLEQTPHNDSAVALDDSELVYIPRDDFSQLLRNPAVGQQFIRLLAGRVTEREEQLLGMAYNSIRRRVADTLLRMHEQAATAPDAAIYLSRDDMAALVGTAPESLIRTLSEFKNDGLIELTPKNIRVLQPDKLRRAHW
- a CDS encoding ATP-binding protein, with the protein product MLPTAHATALLELLYARAPEFVGMYDLSTGWFTQVNPAGVKLLGYPSEEALLAAPLRTLRVTPWTEEQWQGLCEQTRRNGRHELEAELRGYAGNSFWSRIELTYFEAEGQPFLLVRLAKQSRLQQAERDLAHSVRRFEAVFANATIGIIVCDRPGIIVSANELSGKLFGYDVQELVGYSIDVLVPNAAGRNHQKLRESFNEQPAVRGMGHNRDLLGQRKDGSVFPVEVSLSYFYLDQELYVVAYVLDITFKKEAERELIAQRQHVERLNADLEQKVADRTHALLSTLEQLEQRSQELTQALAAEQELGELKSRFVSMASHEFRTPLTAVLTSATLIEKYPASEQQDKRLKHLHRIRASVNHLNDILEEFLSVGRIEEGRIVAHPTDLDLAALLLETATSVQGMLKTGQRIEQHLACPGSVRLDASLLRKILVNLLSNAIKYSGENSVVSLQADCQPGLLTLRVQDQGVGISKEDQEHLFERFFRARSAANVPGTGLGLYIIAKYLELMRGTISLQSELNAGTTVTITIPYEDHHPAD
- a CDS encoding alpha/beta fold hydrolase; this encodes MNVLQRHHVRVSGTGQQVMVFVHGFGCDQQMWRLVAPAFEAEYRVVLLDLVGAGNSDLTAYTPARYSTLAAHAEDVREVLQALDAREVIFVGHSVSAMIGVLAAAQEPTRFSRLILVSPSPHYLNKAGYPGGFEPEDIEELLEAMDSNYLGWSAAFAPVVMDTPEQPALTAELTNSFCRTDPAIARHFARVTFLGDNRDDLPGVRTPALILQSARDLIAPLAVGAYVHQQLAGSELVVLNTSGHCPHVSAPEATVAAMRAYLQQTRPLSV
- a CDS encoding ATP-binding protein gives rise to the protein MSAPSDEPERPAGLDLRLTQESAEDLYEQAPCGYCSCLPDGTLVKLNQTLLAWLGYAREEVVAQRTLQHLLTIGGALHFEMHGMPLLLLQGHVRELSYQLRRKDGTSLPVLLNADLVRDWDGSPLVMRIMLVDITDRRQYELELLRTKNLAEQQREQLAQANAALQTSNEQLRRANVDLDSFIYSASHDLRLPITNIEGLVQLLREQLAEEQGPTGELQPVLAMMQESVERFKRTIEHLSDVTKLQKEHAPPTTDVPLWPVVEDVCQDLKPLIVATGATLEVDVAACPTVPFSTKYLRSVVYNLLSNALKFRHPDRVPQVQIRCRSEAAYVVLEVQDNGLGIEQAYHAELFIMFRRLHNHVEGSGIGLFMVKRSVENQGGKVEVRSTPGVGSTFTVYFRR
- a CDS encoding glycoside hydrolase family 18 protein; its protein translation is MRTILYLVVLLVAGCRSAPPAGTAPKPGFAIIAYYAGDATAFRPYPAEKLTHIIYSFLHLKGSSFAFDKPQDQATVAALVALKRQHPQLKVLLSLGGWGGCETCSEVFATDQGRSAFAASVKEVLTATHTDGIDLDWEYPAVAGPPGHRFTPEDRHNFTLLVQALRTTLGNRYEISFAAGGFREYLQHAVEWPAVMPLVDRVHLMSYDLVNGYSTTTGHHTPLYSTPQQVPSVDDGVRFLDSVGVAPGKVVIGAAFYARVFGGVPNRQQGLQQAGTFKQAVNYKDFADSLSAARGFAFYWDEVARAPYAYSAQRQEFATFDDAQSLRLKTRYAREKQLGGIMFWELTGDKPQGSLLKSLYQAAQ